One segment of Niveibacterium microcysteis DNA contains the following:
- a CDS encoding cyanophycinase → MALGVTPVAAADAVPAGYAVPIGGALKYDNEAVWGRLVELAGGKGARFVVLATAAGNPARSGRQIADALARRGALAEVLPVSPKLNDADVTAAVRDPALIAKVRAARGVFFSGGAQERIVDSLAPAGVESPLLAEIRALHRRGGVVAGTSAGAAIMSSVMFRDAQDVMRILKGELRQGKEYDRGLGFAGESLFVDQHFLKRGRIGRMLPLMVAKGYTLGLGVEENSAAIIHGDEIEVIGGKGALLVDLSSMKRDADSGPFNLRGARLSYLDRGDRYRMSTRTVLPSAAKLADHRVDPNAADFKPFFDNDAFHLDMLGDTTIVNAMSNLIDNARREVRGLAFNARPAADDPAPSLGFEFRLYKGEDSVGWYTGAFGGEDYTVANLYLDVTPVRVAQPLYRPWIN, encoded by the coding sequence ATGGCCCTCGGTGTTACACCTGTGGCCGCAGCGGACGCTGTGCCCGCCGGCTATGCGGTGCCGATCGGCGGGGCGCTGAAGTACGACAACGAAGCGGTGTGGGGCCGGCTGGTCGAGCTTGCGGGCGGCAAGGGCGCGCGCTTCGTCGTGCTCGCTACCGCAGCGGGCAACCCGGCGCGCTCAGGGCGCCAGATTGCCGACGCGCTGGCGCGGCGTGGTGCGCTTGCCGAAGTGCTGCCAGTTTCGCCGAAGCTGAACGACGCGGATGTCACGGCCGCAGTGCGTGATCCTGCACTGATTGCAAAGGTGCGTGCCGCGCGCGGCGTGTTCTTCTCTGGCGGTGCGCAGGAGCGCATCGTTGATAGCCTCGCCCCGGCCGGCGTGGAGTCGCCGCTGCTCGCCGAGATTCGTGCGCTGCATCGCCGTGGCGGGGTCGTTGCGGGGACCAGCGCGGGCGCGGCGATCATGAGCAGCGTGATGTTCCGCGACGCGCAGGATGTGATGCGCATCCTCAAGGGGGAGCTGCGCCAGGGCAAGGAATACGACCGCGGGCTCGGCTTTGCAGGCGAGTCGCTGTTCGTCGACCAGCACTTCCTCAAGCGTGGCCGTATCGGCCGCATGCTGCCGCTGATGGTGGCCAAGGGCTACACGCTTGGCCTTGGCGTGGAAGAGAACTCCGCCGCGATCATCCATGGCGACGAGATCGAGGTCATTGGCGGCAAGGGGGCCTTGCTGGTCGATCTCTCATCGATGAAGCGCGATGCGGATTCGGGGCCATTCAACCTGCGTGGCGCGCGCCTGAGCTACCTCGATCGCGGTGATCGCTATCGCATGTCGACCCGCACGGTGTTGCCATCCGCCGCCAAGCTGGCCGACCACCGGGTTGATCCGAATGCAGCCGACTTCAAGCCGTTTTTCGATAACGACGCCTTCCACCTCGACATGCTGGGCGACACGACCATCGTGAACGCGATGAGCAACCTGATCGACAACGCCCGCCGGGAAGTGCGTGGCCTCGCCTTCAACGCGCGGCCGGCGGCCGACGATCCGGCGCCGTCGCTGGGCTTCGAGTTCCGGCTCTACAAAGGTGAGGACAGTGTTGGCTGGTACACCGGCGCTTTCGGTGGCGAGGACTACACGGTCGCCAACCTGTACCTCGATGTCACGCCGGTCCGCGTCGCGCAGCCCTTGTACCGGCCGTGGATCAACTGA
- a CDS encoding GlxA family transcriptional regulator has protein sequence MNTPQRYGFLLLPGFSMLALSGALEVLAAANALLGEDAYLPSMLSLDGMPVRAASGPSLEVRGGIDRAPTLHAVFVVCEGDIADLELAACHAWLGDCAAAGLLLGGIGTGAAVLAQAGLLRGHRATVHWAHVAELAEQHAETVVSSNLYEIDRGRLSCAGGTASMDMLLSWIGVRHGERTAQELAAQLGLERIRGRDERQLVPSAARVAGGSAKLAEALALMEANLSEPLPTEDIARLVGVSRRQLERLFKQHLDALPSRYYLDLRLTRARRLLQQSSQSILQIGLACGFASGPHFSNAYRNHFGRTPREERSQRANAWRSGPAVREESPE, from the coding sequence GTGAATACGCCCCAGCGATACGGCTTCCTGCTGCTGCCCGGCTTTTCGATGCTTGCCCTCTCGGGCGCGCTCGAAGTGCTGGCAGCCGCCAATGCCTTGCTGGGTGAGGATGCCTACCTGCCGTCGATGCTGTCGCTTGACGGTATGCCGGTGCGCGCCGCGTCCGGGCCGTCGCTCGAAGTACGTGGCGGCATCGATCGTGCGCCAACGCTGCATGCGGTGTTCGTGGTTTGTGAAGGCGACATCGCAGATTTGGAACTCGCGGCTTGCCATGCATGGTTGGGCGATTGCGCTGCCGCCGGCCTGTTGCTCGGCGGCATCGGCACCGGTGCCGCGGTGCTGGCGCAAGCCGGCCTGCTGCGTGGGCATCGTGCCACCGTGCACTGGGCGCATGTGGCAGAACTGGCCGAGCAGCACGCCGAAACCGTGGTGTCGTCGAACCTTTATGAGATCGACCGCGGCCGCTTGAGCTGCGCCGGCGGCACGGCGAGCATGGATATGCTGCTCAGCTGGATCGGTGTGCGGCACGGCGAGCGCACGGCGCAGGAGTTGGCCGCCCAGCTCGGGCTTGAGCGCATTCGCGGGCGCGACGAACGCCAACTGGTGCCCAGTGCCGCACGCGTTGCCGGCGGGTCGGCCAAGCTCGCCGAGGCGCTCGCGCTGATGGAAGCGAACCTCAGCGAACCGCTGCCCACAGAAGACATCGCGCGCCTGGTGGGGGTCTCGCGCCGGCAGCTTGAACGGCTGTTCAAGCAACACCTCGACGCCTTGCCCTCGCGCTACTACCTTGATTTGCGGCTCACCCGCGCACGCCGCCTGCTGCAGCAGAGCAGCCAGTCGATCCTGCAGATCGGCCTTGCCTGCGGCTTTGCCTCAGGGCCTCATTTTTCCAACGCGTATCGCAACCACTTCGGGCGCACCCCACGCGAGGAGCGCAGTCAGCGCGCCAACGCCTGGCGCAGTGGCCCCGCGGTACGAGAGGAGTCCCCCGAATGA
- a CDS encoding GGDEF domain-containing protein gives MSVKYILDAPSRRKLIALSLLALLCCVVAGWAASRMIDAQREGERLAHVLHRLESLRAAILSNAIPAVAAPDDDANVPRLLADCLQLSSDDAAQQRRLTKLGALLDMRQRQPPINLDQDPQAGPMQPGELGNTYVLLAAHAWIDAMKVSLEDRLALSQARHQESLQWVQWAVAAALIAALLFGLVLIRVMRHLSHQGHARISSLEAKANRDPLTGLPNRRLLQDRLEQAVLRARRRRCHAAVVVIDLDGFKPVNDTHGHAIGDVVLRRVSKRMKSALRSEDTVCRMGGDEFVVIIGEVDDPVYAVRRARDLVLRISRPIRHEDKVLRVGASAGLALFPDDAGDGTELLELADQALYAAKHGGRGQVVTAGEMTHGHTTLTSLPSEPAARLA, from the coding sequence ATGTCTGTCAAATACATCCTCGATGCCCCGTCGCGCCGCAAGCTGATTGCGCTCAGCCTGCTTGCGCTGCTGTGCTGCGTCGTCGCGGGATGGGCTGCGTCGCGCATGATCGACGCACAGCGCGAGGGTGAACGGCTGGCGCATGTGCTGCACCGGCTGGAGTCGCTGCGCGCGGCGATCCTCTCCAACGCGATTCCGGCCGTTGCGGCGCCGGATGACGACGCCAACGTGCCCCGCCTGCTGGCGGATTGCCTGCAGTTATCTTCGGACGACGCCGCCCAGCAAAGGCGGCTGACCAAGCTGGGTGCCCTGCTGGACATGCGGCAACGCCAGCCGCCGATCAACCTGGATCAGGATCCGCAAGCGGGCCCGATGCAGCCGGGCGAACTCGGCAACACCTATGTGCTGCTGGCAGCCCATGCGTGGATCGACGCGATGAAGGTTTCCCTCGAAGACCGCCTGGCGCTGAGTCAGGCGCGCCATCAGGAATCCTTGCAGTGGGTGCAGTGGGCTGTTGCGGCGGCGTTGATTGCGGCGCTGTTGTTCGGACTGGTGCTGATCCGCGTGATGCGGCATCTGTCGCACCAGGGCCATGCGCGGATCTCGTCGCTGGAGGCCAAGGCCAACCGCGATCCGCTGACCGGCCTGCCAAACCGCCGGTTGCTTCAGGACCGGCTGGAACAGGCCGTGCTGCGTGCGCGCCGGCGGCGCTGCCATGCGGCGGTGGTCGTGATCGACCTTGATGGTTTCAAGCCGGTCAATGACACCCACGGCCATGCGATCGGCGACGTGGTGCTGCGGCGCGTGAGCAAGCGCATGAAGAGCGCACTGCGCAGCGAGGACACCGTCTGCCGCATGGGCGGCGACGAGTTCGTCGTGATCATCGGCGAAGTGGATGACCCGGTGTATGCCGTACGCCGCGCGCGCGACCTGGTGCTGCGCATCTCGCGGCCGATCCGTCACGAGGACAAGGTGTTGCGGGTCGGCGCCAGTGCCGGCCTGGCGCTGTTCCCGGACGACGCCGGCGACGGCACCGAACTGCTCGAGCTCGCCGACCAGGCCCTCTATGCGGCGAAGCACGGTGGCCGCGGGCAAGTGGTCACCGCCGGCGAAATGACGCACGGCCACACGACGCTGACTTCGCTGCCCAGCGAACCGGCCGCAAGGCTCGCCTGA
- a CDS encoding AzlC family ABC transporter permease, with protein MSAVPDSSTSAEAASAWAECLAGVKAELPLLLGVVPFGLIFGVLGLAAGLPAWAVVAMSSVVFGGSSQVVFAQLWGAQVPGPVITATVGVVNLRHALYSASLAQYLRELPMRWRVLLAYLLTDEAYAPTIRRFADGPATPNRHWFLFGTGFTLWASWQLSTVAGVLLGAAIPSSWSLDFSIALTFIALLLPGIHRRSELVAALVAGCVALAAQGLPHKLWIIAAAVAGIAAGAASRRFDRRADHA; from the coding sequence GTGTCCGCTGTTCCAGATTCGAGTACCTCCGCCGAGGCGGCTTCTGCGTGGGCCGAGTGCCTTGCCGGGGTCAAGGCTGAACTGCCGCTGCTGTTGGGCGTTGTTCCCTTTGGCCTGATCTTTGGCGTGCTCGGGCTGGCGGCCGGGCTGCCGGCATGGGCGGTGGTTGCGATGTCGTCAGTCGTGTTCGGCGGCTCGTCGCAAGTGGTGTTCGCGCAACTCTGGGGCGCGCAGGTACCGGGGCCGGTGATCACCGCTACCGTTGGCGTGGTGAATCTGCGTCATGCGCTGTACAGCGCAAGCCTTGCGCAGTACTTGCGCGAACTGCCGATGCGCTGGCGCGTGTTGCTGGCCTACCTGCTGACCGACGAAGCCTATGCGCCGACGATCCGCCGTTTCGCCGATGGCCCCGCGACGCCGAATCGGCACTGGTTCCTGTTCGGCACCGGCTTCACCTTGTGGGCTTCCTGGCAGCTATCCACCGTGGCGGGCGTACTGCTCGGCGCGGCGATTCCGTCGTCGTGGTCGCTCGACTTCTCGATTGCGCTGACCTTCATTGCGCTGTTGCTGCCCGGCATCCACCGCCGCAGCGAACTTGTGGCGGCGCTCGTCGCCGGCTGCGTCGCCCTGGCTGCGCAGGGGCTGCCGCACAAACTGTGGATCATCGCGGCAGCGGTTGCTGGCATTGCGGCGGGCGCCGCCAGCCGGCGCTTCGACCGGAGGGCCGACCATGCGTGA
- a CDS encoding AzlD domain-containing protein: MRDGIGLILTLVACGLVTFLTRFSFIAGGQRLALGPRLQALLRYVPPAVLAALIAPEIFVREGVVDFSLLSPRPIAALLAAVVALYTRSVSLTIGAGLLALWLAQHFLR, encoded by the coding sequence ATGCGTGACGGTATCGGGCTGATCCTTACCTTGGTCGCCTGCGGGCTGGTGACCTTCCTGACCCGCTTCTCCTTCATCGCCGGCGGCCAGCGGCTGGCCCTCGGCCCGCGGCTGCAGGCGCTGCTGCGCTACGTGCCGCCGGCCGTGCTGGCGGCGCTGATCGCGCCCGAGATCTTTGTGCGTGAGGGCGTGGTCGATTTCTCGCTATTGAGCCCAAGGCCCATCGCGGCGTTGCTTGCCGCCGTGGTGGCGCTTTACACCCGCAGCGTATCGCTGACGATCGGCGCGGGCTTGCTGGCGCTATGGCTGGCGCAGCACTTTCTGCGCTGA
- a CDS encoding succinylglutamate desuccinylase/aspartoacylase family protein encodes MQQQRHPLTAATPGTARELVSLHFGAPASGQKVYIQASLHADELPGMLVAHHLRQHFSRLEREGLLRGEIVLVPVANPLGLSQTLLHVPQGRFEFASGENFNRYYPSLADQVEQAVAQHLGPRADHNVALVRAALRDAVAKQPADTELASLRRRLMGLACDADVVLDLHCDTEAVLHLYTGTPLWPQAEPLARYLGAEVSLLATESGDAPFDEACSQIWWQLAERWAGRHPLPMACMAATIELRGFADVSHPNAERDAAAIVAFLTHRGVIAQPPASLPPLLREPMPLAGSIPIHAQQGGVLVFVREVGDEVACGDVVAEVIDPYDGRVQTLRSSIDGLLYARDNRRFATAGMRVAKVAGREALRSGKLLSA; translated from the coding sequence ATGCAGCAACAACGACACCCCCTGACTGCCGCCACGCCCGGTACCGCGCGCGAGTTGGTGAGCCTGCATTTCGGCGCGCCGGCGAGCGGGCAGAAGGTCTACATCCAGGCTTCGCTGCATGCCGACGAGTTGCCCGGCATGCTGGTCGCGCATCACCTTCGCCAGCACTTCTCGCGTCTGGAGCGTGAAGGCCTCTTGCGTGGCGAGATCGTGCTGGTGCCGGTCGCCAATCCGCTGGGCCTGTCGCAGACGCTGCTGCATGTGCCGCAAGGGCGGTTCGAGTTCGCCAGCGGCGAGAACTTCAACCGTTACTACCCCAGCCTGGCCGATCAGGTCGAGCAAGCCGTGGCGCAGCACCTGGGGCCGCGCGCCGATCACAACGTTGCGCTCGTGCGCGCAGCGCTGCGCGATGCGGTGGCAAAGCAGCCTGCGGATACTGAGCTTGCGAGCCTGCGCCGCAGGCTGATGGGGCTTGCGTGCGATGCCGATGTGGTGCTCGATCTGCACTGCGATACCGAAGCGGTGCTGCATCTCTACACCGGCACGCCACTGTGGCCCCAGGCCGAACCGCTCGCGCGCTATCTGGGCGCAGAGGTGAGCTTGCTTGCAACCGAATCGGGCGACGCCCCGTTTGACGAGGCCTGCTCGCAGATCTGGTGGCAGCTGGCCGAGCGTTGGGCCGGGCGCCACCCGTTGCCGATGGCCTGCATGGCAGCCACGATCGAGCTGCGCGGCTTTGCCGACGTCAGCCATCCAAATGCCGAGCGTGATGCCGCTGCGATTGTGGCCTTCCTCACCCACCGCGGCGTGATCGCGCAGCCGCCCGCGAGCCTGCCGCCGCTGTTGCGCGAACCGATGCCGCTCGCCGGATCGATACCGATCCACGCGCAGCAGGGCGGGGTGCTGGTGTTCGTGCGCGAGGTCGGTGATGAGGTGGCGTGCGGCGACGTGGTGGCCGAAGTGATTGACCCCTACGATGGGCGGGTGCAGACGCTGCGTTCCAGCATCGACGGTCTGCTCTATGCTCGCGATAACCGGCGGTTTGCCACGGCCGGCATGCGTGTCGCCAAGGTCGCGGGCCGTGAGGCCTTGCGAAGCGGCAAACTGCTCAGTGCCTGA
- a CDS encoding arginine N-succinyltransferase: protein MNDPSPSQFVLRPCAPEDLPAIERIAAASTFGINSLPPDRALLSARIERSLHAFQTQDDASGEESYLFVLEDLARGAVIGTSGIAASAGFHDRFYSYRNEFAVHTSEPLNESNRIHTLHLCHDLTGYTLLTSFYIEPAYANTVAPQLLSRGRLLFIREFAGRFADRIAAETPGLCDSLGHSPFWDAVGRRFFNMDYPQAERLAGGRSKSFIAELLPHSPIYVPLLPEDAQWAIGQLHPDGELPFSILLDEGFDADTYIDVFDGGPTVEARVAMLRTVRHAQRRRARAVSAVHGDWYLVAGTQREGFRATFAQADVTGGELALDTAALARLGQADGATLRCAPLVIDEADEGGDCDGVSAEEGAV, encoded by the coding sequence ATGAATGATCCGTCTCCCAGCCAGTTCGTGCTGCGCCCCTGCGCGCCGGAAGACCTGCCGGCGATCGAGCGCATCGCCGCCGCGAGCACCTTCGGCATCAATTCGCTGCCGCCCGACCGGGCGCTGCTGAGTGCGCGTATCGAGCGCTCGCTGCATGCGTTCCAGACGCAGGATGACGCGAGCGGTGAAGAGAGCTACCTGTTCGTGCTGGAGGATCTCGCGCGCGGTGCGGTGATCGGCACCAGCGGGATCGCCGCGAGCGCGGGCTTCCACGATCGTTTCTACAGCTATCGCAACGAGTTCGCGGTGCACACCAGCGAGCCGCTCAACGAGAGCAACCGGATTCATACGCTGCATCTGTGCCATGACCTGACCGGCTACACGCTGTTGACGTCGTTCTACATCGAACCGGCCTACGCCAACACGGTTGCACCGCAACTGCTGTCGCGCGGGCGGCTGCTTTTCATTCGCGAGTTCGCTGGCCGGTTTGCCGATCGTATCGCCGCCGAAACCCCCGGCCTGTGCGACAGCCTTGGCCACAGCCCGTTCTGGGATGCCGTCGGGCGCCGTTTCTTCAACATGGACTATCCGCAGGCCGAACGCCTTGCCGGCGGCCGCAGCAAGAGTTTCATCGCCGAGCTGCTGCCGCATTCGCCGATCTATGTGCCGCTGTTGCCGGAAGACGCGCAGTGGGCGATCGGGCAGTTGCATCCCGACGGCGAGCTGCCGTTCTCGATCCTGCTCGATGAAGGCTTTGATGCCGACACCTACATCGATGTGTTCGACGGCGGCCCTACGGTCGAGGCGCGTGTCGCGATGCTGCGCACCGTGCGCCATGCGCAGCGGCGGCGCGCACGCGCGGTCAGCGCCGTGCATGGCGATTGGTACCTGGTGGCGGGCACGCAGCGCGAAGGCTTTCGCGCCACGTTCGCGCAGGCCGACGTCACGGGGGGCGAACTTGCGCTCGATACCGCGGCGCTTGCCCGCCTGGGCCAAGCGGACGGCGCCACGCTGCGGTGCGCGCCGCTCGTGATCGACGAGGCCGATGAGGGCGGCGACTGCGATGGCGTATCGGCCGAGGAGGGCGCCGTATGA
- a CDS encoding ferritin-like domain-containing protein produces the protein MSSAQQATVEAAALAALMCADPAEKAIAVRALLADWQSGALLRAGRAVVDGPVCSPGRPPRPELVSPDAVPRRAPGSREGHAALLHAVAHIEFNAINLALDCVARFWDQPDEFVTDWLGVAVEEAYHFGLVCGRLAADGYAYGDFPAHNGLWDMCCDTAGDFVARMALVPRLLEARGLDATPPMIAKLIKGGDADTVAVLQIILRDEIGHVAIGDRWFRAGCAARGLQAESAYRDLIVRFDAPWPKPPFNVPARLQAGFSQNELDRLANERPAPYRTPRKPA, from the coding sequence ATGAGTTCGGCGCAGCAGGCCACGGTTGAAGCCGCCGCGCTGGCGGCGCTGATGTGTGCGGACCCGGCGGAGAAGGCCATCGCCGTGCGTGCGCTGCTCGCGGATTGGCAGTCTGGCGCGCTGCTGCGTGCCGGGCGCGCCGTCGTCGATGGGCCCGTGTGCTCACCGGGCCGCCCGCCCAGACCTGAGCTGGTATCACCGGACGCGGTGCCGCGCCGCGCCCCCGGCAGCCGCGAAGGCCATGCAGCGCTGCTGCACGCGGTGGCGCACATCGAGTTCAACGCGATCAACCTTGCGCTCGATTGCGTGGCGCGGTTCTGGGATCAACCCGACGAGTTCGTGACCGACTGGCTCGGTGTCGCGGTGGAGGAGGCCTACCACTTCGGCCTGGTCTGCGGCCGGCTTGCTGCGGATGGCTACGCCTACGGCGACTTTCCGGCCCACAACGGCTTGTGGGACATGTGTTGCGACACTGCCGGCGATTTCGTCGCCCGCATGGCCTTGGTGCCGCGCCTGCTCGAAGCACGCGGGCTGGATGCCACGCCGCCGATGATAGCCAAGCTGATCAAGGGTGGCGACGCGGACACCGTGGCGGTGCTGCAGATCATCCTGCGCGACGAGATCGGCCATGTCGCGATCGGTGATCGCTGGTTCCGCGCCGGCTGCGCGGCGCGCGGGCTGCAAGCCGAATCCGCATACCGTGACTTGATCGTGCGCTTCGATGCGCCGTGGCCCAAGCCGCCGTTCAATGTGCCGGCACGTCTGCAGGCCGGGTTCAGCCAGAACGAGCTGGATCGACTTGCGAACGAGCGCCCGGCACCGTACCGAACACCGCGCAAACCTGCTTGA
- a CDS encoding MOSC domain-containing protein, with the protein MSRVVQILIAASEGAPMSPMQEVEAVAGCGLRGDRYFRPGGDADPAAQITLIEHECIDEFVAASGLALSTDQPRRNLITRDVRLNALCGKRFRVGEVELEGIELCEPCRTFAERTYAQVVKAFVGKGGLRARIVTGGLIRPGDAISELA; encoded by the coding sequence ATGTCGCGCGTTGTTCAGATCCTGATTGCCGCCTCGGAAGGCGCCCCGATGTCGCCGATGCAGGAAGTTGAGGCCGTCGCCGGCTGCGGCCTGCGCGGCGATCGCTACTTTCGCCCCGGCGGCGACGCAGACCCCGCCGCGCAGATCACGCTGATCGAACATGAGTGCATCGACGAGTTCGTTGCAGCGTCGGGGCTCGCCCTCTCGACCGATCAGCCGCGGCGCAACCTGATCACCCGCGACGTGCGGCTCAACGCACTGTGCGGCAAGCGGTTCCGGGTTGGCGAAGTGGAGCTTGAGGGGATAGAGCTGTGCGAGCCGTGCCGAACCTTTGCCGAGCGCACCTATGCGCAGGTCGTGAAGGCCTTTGTCGGCAAGGGCGGCCTGCGTGCGCGCATCGTCACCGGCGGCCTGATCCGGCCCGGCGACGCGATCAGCGAGCTGGCCTGA
- a CDS encoding TonB-dependent receptor gives MTDAHRPPPTLPLPFRMTPCAQAVAIVLALGAQAATAEEVVTPAPARILVTGSSIKRIQGETALPVQTIKKDDIIKSGATTAAELMKMISANNAPLTDGASITDNTGGQRGFNGANLRGIGVSSTLVLLNGRRMANFASPGDSAGVDLKNIPAGAVERVEILKDGASAIYGTDAIGGVINFITRKDYVGADVNVYASTTQEGGAGKTAASVGGGYGDLNTDRFNVFGVFDYQKLDSLRSTQREFLKERPLATNLPFYMSSRTDPANIRLTSKQRSDLQAAGYLIGGEAVTERTINPFSPACNPPATIYAANQVSQGCSYDYMQDTEIYPEQETMGFLGRGVYRINERTDISLELMKNQTTTTYVSSPNPLQITGVPVSVVNGWLGDRALPTSGNVELRQRVTEGGNRSNEVVSDAQRFVLALTGGVGGWDYDLGLNYASNETSDRMVNGYFLYDEFVAGIKGGQINPFGPSPAAGKSLIDSIKVDEVGRRSKGVTTSIDGKLTGSLMSLGGGELGLATGFEFRRETADFTPSALLNSNNIAGDRSSSGATLEATSNSRNISSLFAELNAPFTQQLEVQFALRYDNYSDVGNTVNPKLGVRWQPSKSLLVRGSAGTGFRAPTFSELYRPTSFGSSSAILPDPGCVAAGNALVDCTDQVPVERRSNADLKPEKSQQFSFGFVFEPLRNTSVSVDYWNIKKKDIISGLAEEIILENLDKYEAPYVTRDADGFITNMVLQKQNQGVLKTSGIDFEGAWRSDATLYGRFGAKFSGTWVLEYKRQFGSEEFVDNVGRFLVDQVVQEWRHRLSFDWELGQVGLTVSNSFSSGYTDHNKAVDPNAAGGDGALLPPRDVSSYSTWDLVGNWNVSKALKLRAGVLNLFDTAPPFSNQSYYFLSTYDPTYTDPRGRTYYLSANYSFR, from the coding sequence ATGACCGACGCTCACCGCCCACCGCCCACCCTGCCCCTGCCCTTTCGCATGACACCCTGCGCGCAAGCCGTTGCGATCGTGCTGGCACTGGGGGCCCAGGCCGCCACTGCCGAAGAGGTGGTCACCCCGGCCCCCGCCCGGATTCTGGTCACGGGTTCCAGCATCAAGCGCATCCAGGGTGAGACCGCACTGCCGGTGCAAACGATCAAGAAGGACGACATCATCAAGAGCGGCGCGACCACGGCCGCCGAACTGATGAAGATGATCAGCGCCAACAACGCGCCGCTGACCGATGGCGCCAGCATCACCGACAACACCGGCGGCCAGCGCGGCTTCAACGGCGCGAACCTGCGCGGTATCGGCGTATCGAGCACGCTGGTCCTGCTCAACGGCCGGCGGATGGCGAACTTCGCCTCGCCAGGTGACAGCGCCGGGGTCGACCTCAAAAACATCCCGGCTGGCGCGGTCGAGCGGGTCGAGATCCTCAAGGACGGCGCGTCGGCGATCTACGGCACTGACGCGATCGGCGGCGTGATCAACTTCATCACACGCAAGGACTACGTGGGTGCGGACGTCAACGTCTACGCTTCAACCACCCAGGAAGGCGGCGCCGGCAAAACCGCGGCATCGGTCGGCGGCGGCTACGGCGACCTGAACACCGACCGCTTCAATGTGTTCGGCGTGTTCGATTATCAGAAGCTCGACAGCCTGCGCTCGACGCAACGCGAGTTCCTGAAAGAGCGCCCGCTTGCGACCAACCTGCCGTTCTACATGTCGAGCCGCACCGATCCGGCGAACATCCGTTTGACCAGCAAACAGCGAAGCGATTTGCAGGCGGCGGGCTACCTGATCGGCGGCGAAGCGGTGACCGAGCGCACCATCAACCCGTTCTCGCCCGCCTGCAACCCGCCGGCCACGATCTACGCTGCGAATCAGGTCTCGCAGGGCTGCAGCTACGACTACATGCAGGACACCGAGATCTACCCTGAGCAAGAGACGATGGGCTTCCTCGGCCGCGGCGTCTATCGCATCAACGAGCGCACCGACATCTCGCTCGAACTGATGAAGAACCAGACCACGACGACCTACGTCTCCAGCCCGAATCCGCTGCAGATCACCGGCGTTCCGGTCTCCGTGGTGAACGGCTGGCTGGGTGACCGCGCACTGCCAACAAGCGGCAACGTCGAGCTGCGCCAGCGCGTGACCGAGGGCGGCAACCGCAGCAATGAAGTGGTGTCAGACGCGCAGCGCTTCGTGCTCGCGCTGACGGGCGGCGTCGGCGGCTGGGACTACGACCTGGGCCTCAACTACGCCAGCAACGAAACCAGCGACCGCATGGTCAACGGCTACTTCCTCTACGACGAGTTCGTCGCCGGCATCAAGGGCGGGCAGATCAACCCGTTCGGCCCCTCGCCGGCCGCCGGCAAATCCTTGATCGACTCGATCAAGGTGGACGAGGTGGGGCGCCGCTCCAAGGGCGTCACGACCAGCATCGACGGCAAACTGACCGGCTCGCTGATGTCGCTCGGCGGCGGCGAACTCGGGCTCGCAACCGGCTTCGAATTCCGCCGCGAGACAGCCGACTTCACGCCGTCTGCGCTGCTGAACTCGAACAACATCGCGGGTGACCGCAGCAGCAGCGGTGCAACGCTGGAAGCCACCTCGAACAGTCGCAACATCTCCAGCCTGTTCGCCGAGCTGAACGCGCCCTTCACGCAGCAGCTTGAAGTGCAGTTCGCGCTGCGTTACGACAACTACAGCGACGTCGGCAACACCGTGAACCCGAAGCTGGGCGTGCGCTGGCAACCGAGCAAGAGCCTGCTCGTGCGCGGTTCGGCGGGTACCGGTTTCCGTGCGCCGACCTTCAGCGAGCTGTATCGGCCAACCTCGTTCGGCAGCAGTTCCGCGATCCTGCCCGATCCGGGTTGTGTTGCAGCCGGCAATGCGCTGGTGGACTGCACGGACCAGGTGCCGGTCGAGCGCCGATCCAATGCGGATTTGAAGCCGGAGAAGTCGCAGCAGTTTTCCTTCGGCTTCGTCTTCGAACCCCTGCGCAATACCAGCGTCAGCGTCGATTACTGGAACATCAAGAAGAAGGACATCATCAGCGGCCTTGCTGAAGAGATCATCCTCGAGAACCTCGACAAGTACGAAGCGCCCTACGTGACGCGCGACGCCGACGGCTTCATCACGAACATGGTGCTGCAGAAGCAGAACCAGGGCGTGCTGAAGACATCCGGCATCGACTTCGAGGGGGCATGGCGCAGCGATGCCACGCTTTATGGCCGCTTCGGCGCCAAGTTTTCCGGCACCTGGGTGCTGGAATACAAGCGCCAGTTCGGCAGCGAGGAATTCGTCGACAACGTCGGCCGCTTCCTGGTGGACCAGGTGGTGCAAGAGTGGCGCCACCGGCTGTCGTTCGACTGGGAACTCGGCCAGGTTGGCCTGACTGTATCGAACTCCTTCTCGTCCGGTTACACCGACCACAACAAGGCGGTCGACCCGAATGCCGCCGGCGGCGATGGCGCGCTGCTGCCGCCGCGCGATGTCTCGTCGTATTCGACCTGGGATCTCGTCGGGAACTGGAATGTGAGCAAGGCGCTCAAGCTGCGTGCGGGTGTCCTGAACCTGTTCGACACCGCGCCGCCGTTCTCGAACCAGTCCTACTACTTCCTATCGACCTACGACCCGACCTATACCGATCCGCGCGGCCGTACCTACTACCTGTCAGCGAACTATTCCTTCAGGTAA